In the Oscillospiraceae bacterium genome, CCAGCCCGCCGCGCCCGCCTCTTCGCACTGGCGGGGCGCGTGAAGGAGCGGATCTACGGGGAGCGGGTCGTGTTGTTTGCCCCGCTCTACATCAGTGACTACTGTGTCAATCACTGCACCTACTGCGGTTTTCGCTGCCCCAACACCTTCGAACGCCGTCAGCTGACGCTGGACGAGGTGCGGGAGGAGGTGCGTATTTTGGAGAAGATGGGGCACAAACGCCTCGCGCTGGAGGCGGGGGAGGACCCGGTCCGCTGCCCCCTCTCCTATGTCCTCGATTGCATTCGGACCATCTACGACATGAAGTTCGAACGCGGGGAGATCCGGCGGGTCAACGTCAACATCGCCGCCACGAGCGTCGACTCCTTCCGGCTGCTGAAGGAGGCGCAGATCGGCACCTACATCCTGTTTCAGGAGACCTACCACCGGCCCACCTACGAGACCGTTCACCCCATCGGACCGAAGCGCGACTACCTGTATCACACCATGGCCTTCGATCGCGCGATGGAGGCGGGCATCGAGGACGTGGGCGGCGGCGCGCTCTTTGGCCTCTACGACCCCCGCTTTGAGGTGATCGGCCTGATGCTCCACAACGAGCACCTGGAGGAGACCTTTGGCGTGGGCTTCCACACGATTTCAATGCCGCGCATCCGCCCGGCCGAAGGGGTGGAGGAGACCTCCTACCCCTATGCCGTGGACGACGAGCTCTTTTTGCACCTGGCAGCCGTCATCCGGCTGGCCGTCCCCTTCACGGGGATGATCATCTCCACCCGGGAGAGCCCGGAGATGCGCCGGAAACTCATCGGCATCGGCATCTCCCAGATCAGCGGCGGTTCCAGCGTAGAAGTGGGCGGCTACGGCAAACGGGCGCGGGGCGGCACGCAGTTCGTTTTGTCCGACAGCCGGGCGGCGGACGAGATCATCACCTGGCTGATGGAGGAAGGGCTGGTCCCCAGTTTCTGTACCGCCTGCTACCGCAAGGGCCGGACCGGCGATCGCTTCATGTCGCTGGCGAAGAGCGGCAATATTCGCAACGTATGCCTGCCGAACGCGCTGATGACACTGAAAGAATACAGCCTCGATTACGGCGACGCGCCATTTCACACGCTGGCCGACCGGCTGATCGCGGACAAACTGCCGCACATCGCCAGCGACAATGTCCGGACGCTGGTGGCACAAAAATTGCAGCGCCTGGAGGAGGGCCAACGGGACTTATATATCTAACATGGGTTGCACCTGCAACCCACAACCCAAATTCTTGTTTTTTGTTGCCGCTTCGCGGCAACAAGGTACTAATAGATAACAGCTGGGCGCCTCCATTCACTGTTATCTGTTATCTGTTCACTGTTATCTGAAAAAGGGGATGCGCCGTATGAATACCACGCCGCAGAGCAACCGCCTCACCGTATCGATCTTCGGGCGGTGCAACGCCGGAAAATCGGCGCTGTTCAACGCCATCACCAACACGGAAAACGCCATTGTGTCCGACATGCCGGGCACCACCACCGACCCCGTCAGCAAGAGCATGGAACTGCTGCCGCACGGCCCCATCGTGCTCATCGACACGGCGGGGCTGGGCGACGACAGCGCGCTGGGCGCGGCCCGCATCAAAAAGACGCAGTCCATTTTAAACCGTACCGACTTGGCTCTGTACGCCATCGACGCGCAGGCGCCCGCGCTGGACGACTACCGGGACTTCGCGCAGGAATTTGCCCGGCGCGCGCTGCCTTGCCTGCCGCTGATCACCAAGAGCGACGCCGTACCGGCGGCCGCGCTTGCGACGCTGTCCGCACAGGTCCCGGACGCGCTGCCCGTCTCCGACCGCCGGCCGGAGGAACTCATACGGGTGAAGGCCGAGATGTCCCGACGGTTGGATACGCTCCGGGAGGACCGCCCGATGCTGCGGGACCTGCTGCCCGCCGGTGCGGTCGTCGTCATGGTGGTGCCGGTGGACAGCGAGGCGCCTCGGGGCCGGCTGATCCTGCCTCAGGTCCAGCTCATTCGGGAGTGCCTGGACGGCGGCCACCGCTGCCATGTCACAACGGAGAAGGAACTGCCGCAGGCGCTTCGCGAGCTCAAACGGGTGGACCTGGTGGTGACAGACTCTCAGGCGTTCGCACTCGTGGCCCGCACTGTGCCGGCGGAGATCCCGCTTACCGGGTTTTCCATCTTGATGGCCCGGCAAAAGAGCGATTTGTCCGTACTATTGGCAGGTGCGCAGGCGGTCTCCGATCTGCAAGACGGCGACCGGGTGCTCATCGCGGAGACCTGCACTCACAACCACAGCCACGAGGACATTGGCCGGGTGAAGATCCCGGCGCTGCTGCAAAAGACGACGGGCAGGGCGCTGCATCTGGACTTCGCGGCCGGGCGAGACTATCCGGAGCGGCTGGAGGACTACGCGCTCGTCATCCACTGCGGTGGCTGCATGATCTCCCGCGTGGAGATGATGAACCGGATCCGGACCGCCCGGGACAAACAGGTGCCCATCACAAACTACGGCCTGTTCCTCGCCCACTGCCACGGGATCCTTGAGAGGAGCACGGCGCCGCTGCGCGCCGCCGGGGAGGTGCCGCTCCATGTCTGATACACCGGCCCGGCCGGTTCCGCCGCTGCGCCTCGATAGTGACACAGACCTGCTCCGGATGATCCAAACCGACGACCCGGCGGAGATGGAGGCCCTGTTTCGTAGCGCCCACGCCGTGCGCCGGCGCCACTACGGGGACGGCG is a window encoding:
- the hydG gene encoding [FeFe] hydrogenase H-cluster radical SAM maturase HydG; translation: MYTQTTTHAAEPACFIDENYIQGLLEETAHPSGAEADAVLDRAERFEGLTHRDVAVLLNTTDPARRARLFALAGRVKERIYGERVVLFAPLYISDYCVNHCTYCGFRCPNTFERRQLTLDEVREEVRILEKMGHKRLALEAGEDPVRCPLSYVLDCIRTIYDMKFERGEIRRVNVNIAATSVDSFRLLKEAQIGTYILFQETYHRPTYETVHPIGPKRDYLYHTMAFDRAMEAGIEDVGGGALFGLYDPRFEVIGLMLHNEHLEETFGVGFHTISMPRIRPAEGVEETSYPYAVDDELFLHLAAVIRLAVPFTGMIISTRESPEMRRKLIGIGISQISGGSSVEVGGYGKRARGGTQFVLSDSRAADEIITWLMEEGLVPSFCTACYRKGRTGDRFMSLAKSGNIRNVCLPNALMTLKEYSLDYGDAPFHTLADRLIADKLPHIASDNVRTLVAQKLQRLEEGQRDLYI
- the hydF gene encoding [FeFe] hydrogenase H-cluster maturation GTPase HydF; the protein is MNTTPQSNRLTVSIFGRCNAGKSALFNAITNTENAIVSDMPGTTTDPVSKSMELLPHGPIVLIDTAGLGDDSALGAARIKKTQSILNRTDLALYAIDAQAPALDDYRDFAQEFARRALPCLPLITKSDAVPAAALATLSAQVPDALPVSDRRPEELIRVKAEMSRRLDTLREDRPMLRDLLPAGAVVVMVVPVDSEAPRGRLILPQVQLIRECLDGGHRCHVTTEKELPQALRELKRVDLVVTDSQAFALVARTVPAEIPLTGFSILMARQKSDLSVLLAGAQAVSDLQDGDRVLIAETCTHNHSHEDIGRVKIPALLQKTTGRALHLDFAAGRDYPERLEDYALVIHCGGCMISRVEMMNRIRTARDKQVPITNYGLFLAHCHGILERSTAPLRAAGEVPLHV